A single window of Tiliqua scincoides isolate rTilSci1 chromosome 10, rTilSci1.hap2, whole genome shotgun sequence DNA harbors:
- the SFN gene encoding 14-3-3 protein sigma, producing the protein MARNHQVQKAKLAEQAERYEDMADFMKAVVEDGAELSNEERNLLSVAYKNVVGCQRSAWRVVSSIEHKTEEGDDKAQLVNEYREKIEKELKNVCNVVLGLLDTHLIKKASDPESKVFYLKMKGDYYRYLAEVAAGDDRKQIIDNARKAYQEAMDISKKEMQPTNPIRLGLALNFSVFHYEIANAPEEAIKLAKTTFDEAMGDLHTLSEDSYKDSTLIMQLLRDNLTLWTAECAGEDGGEAGEEPKN; encoded by the coding sequence ATGGCGAGGAACCACCAGGTGCAGAAAGCCAAGCTCGCTGAACAGGCTGAGCGCTACGAGGACATGGCCGACTTCATGAAGGCTGTGGTGGAGGATGGCGCGGAACTCTCCAATGAGGAGCGCAACCTCCTCTCTGTGGCCTACAAAAACGTGGTCGGCTGCCAGAGGTCTGCTTGGAGGGTTGTCTCCAGCATCGAGCACAAGACTGAGGAGGGGGATGACAAGGCCCAGCTGGTCAATGAGTACCGGGAGAAGATCGAGAAAGAGCTCAAGAACGTCTGCAACGTAGTGCTGGGGCTGCTGGACACACATCTCATCAAGAAGGCCAGCGACCCCGAGAGCAAGGTTTTCTACCTGAAGATGAAAGGCGACTACTACCGCTACCTGGCTGAGGTGGCCGCCGGCGACGACCGCAAGCAGATCATCGACAATGCACGGAAAGCGTACCAAGAGGCCATGGACATCAGCAAGAAGGAGATGCAGCCCACCAACCCCATCCGCCTGGGCCTCGCACTCAATTTCTCCGTGTTCCACTACGAGATTGCCAACGCCCCAGAAGAGGCCATTAAGCTGGCCAAGACCACCTTCGATGAGGCCATGGGTGACCTCCACACACTCAGCGAAGACTCCTACAAAGACAGCACCCTCATCATGCAGCTTCTCAGGGACAACCTCACGTTATGGACGGCAGAGTGCGCGGGAGAAGATGGGGGTGAGGCTGGCGAAGAGCCAAAGAACTGA